The following are encoded in a window of Bradyrhizobium guangdongense genomic DNA:
- a CDS encoding PAS domain S-box protein, producing the protein MSMPAADDGSGSSARGRHGRDGAGSPANAPVKPGTTLATRLAIAMTLLVAVTVAAVGWLGYRNTTQAVIPRVLERVGAQSRLLAANLESYVAGVRGDLIGYRAAAAINGLIRAHGSGGIDPSDGVSEQTWRDRIAARLAAEIDAKPIYGQFRIIGLGDDQRELVRVDRSGPNGAARIVPESELESKSDRAYFQETIRLGPGEIYVSPIEPATRQGGTTAQHVPTLRVAMPLFAADGKPFGIIVANIDMRPALDSIRSTGTSGGELYVVNSRGEYLVHPDRAREFGAPHDGANDWRKDFPYFAALTGTLDASTRLMTDESGRPSGAAIAPALLVGKDWVAIIETIPAPVFGLVPAAIQKTSVLVGVLAVLAAASLAVLLARSLTSPITRLTMAVAAIGDGQPADIPVDASGETGALARAFARMVEETRAKAAALEREVQEHRRTEAARSHHAARELLFSAAVESSDDSIVMQSLDAVIIGWNPAAERLYGYQANEAIGKSTAIIVPPDRREQGKDYLARISRGEPIERFETVRLRKDGTLVDISLSLSPIRGPSGEIIGVSGSARSLTEGRRAERALQQQLEERRQLFETSQDLIMIMNSRGEIVQISPSSETILGYRPDEMIGHSGVEFIHPSHLEHSREEMRELKRGGHPKLADTRCLHKDGREVWLSWLGSWSDQVKRYFFVGRDMTEARLAAVSLRDSEQLARNIVETALDAFVQTDQVGTILIWNSQAEKLFGWPREEAIGRNALNLFIAPSEREGALARVQLFLESGEQTLPSPRRELLVRRRDGKEFTAELSATALRQREGVFLNSFYRDLTDKIASEERIRHAEKMEAVGQLTGGVAHDFNNILTVITGTIEILADAVAKDPGLAAITKMIDEAAGRGAELTQHLLAFARKQPLQPREVDINSLIVDTAKLLRPTLGEQIQIESVFEDESCVAVVDPNQLTTAILNLALNARDAMPDGGKLILETGAAYLDEVYASANDVAPGHYVLIAVSDTGTGIPAHMLARVFDPFFTSKGPGKGTGLGLSMVYGFIKQSAGHIKIYSEEGHGTTIKMYLPPGKSPAVAGEGALPASIEGGHETILVVEDDRLVREYVLAQLHSLGYVTLQAANAAEALAIVAAGQPFDLLFTDVIMPGKMNGRQLADEVLKTRPDLRVVYTSGYTENAIIHHGRLDSGVLLLPKPYRKSDLARIIRKALST; encoded by the coding sequence ATGTCAATGCCAGCCGCCGATGATGGCAGCGGCTCCTCCGCTCGGGGCCGGCACGGGCGCGATGGTGCAGGGAGCCCAGCGAATGCCCCCGTGAAGCCCGGAACAACGCTCGCGACCCGACTTGCCATCGCCATGACCCTGCTCGTGGCGGTCACCGTCGCTGCAGTCGGTTGGCTGGGCTATCGCAACACCACGCAGGCGGTCATCCCGCGCGTTCTGGAGCGGGTCGGCGCCCAGTCACGGCTGCTGGCGGCCAATCTTGAATCTTACGTGGCTGGAGTGCGGGGCGACCTGATCGGCTATCGCGCCGCGGCGGCCATCAACGGCCTGATCCGAGCCCACGGCAGCGGTGGGATCGACCCTTCCGACGGCGTCTCGGAGCAGACCTGGCGCGATCGTATCGCGGCGCGGCTCGCGGCCGAGATCGACGCCAAGCCCATTTATGGGCAGTTTCGGATCATAGGGCTTGGTGACGATCAGCGCGAGCTGGTCCGGGTCGATCGCTCCGGACCGAACGGAGCAGCACGGATCGTTCCTGAGAGCGAACTGGAGAGCAAGAGCGACCGGGCCTACTTCCAGGAAACGATCCGGCTCGGGCCCGGCGAAATTTATGTCTCGCCGATCGAGCCTGCCACCCGCCAGGGAGGGACCACGGCCCAGCACGTTCCGACGCTGCGCGTCGCGATGCCGCTGTTCGCAGCCGACGGCAAGCCCTTCGGCATCATCGTCGCCAATATCGACATGCGACCGGCGCTCGACAGCATTCGCTCCACCGGGACCTCCGGAGGAGAGCTTTACGTCGTGAATTCGCGGGGGGAATATCTCGTCCATCCCGATCGCGCGCGGGAATTCGGTGCGCCACATGATGGCGCCAATGACTGGCGCAAGGACTTTCCATATTTCGCCGCCTTGACCGGCACGCTGGATGCATCCACGCGGCTCATGACCGATGAATCGGGCCGGCCGAGCGGCGCCGCGATCGCGCCGGCGCTGCTCGTGGGCAAGGATTGGGTCGCCATCATCGAGACGATTCCGGCGCCTGTGTTCGGTCTCGTGCCCGCGGCCATTCAAAAGACGTCCGTGCTCGTCGGTGTGCTTGCCGTCCTCGCCGCAGCCTCGCTCGCCGTGCTGCTGGCGCGCTCATTGACGAGCCCGATCACGCGCCTGACCATGGCGGTGGCGGCGATCGGCGACGGACAGCCGGCCGACATTCCGGTCGATGCAAGCGGCGAGACCGGTGCGCTGGCGCGGGCCTTTGCCCGGATGGTCGAAGAAACGCGTGCGAAAGCGGCCGCTCTCGAACGCGAGGTCCAGGAGCATCGCCGCACTGAGGCCGCACGAAGCCATCATGCCGCGCGCGAGCTGTTGTTCAGCGCCGCCGTCGAATCGTCCGACGATTCGATCGTGATGCAGTCCCTCGACGCCGTCATTATCGGCTGGAATCCTGCAGCCGAGCGCCTCTATGGATATCAGGCGAATGAAGCGATCGGGAAATCCACCGCGATCATCGTCCCACCGGACCGCCGCGAGCAGGGCAAGGACTATCTGGCGCGGATCTCCCGCGGCGAACCGATCGAACGCTTCGAGACGGTCCGGCTCCGCAAGGACGGCACGCTGGTCGACATCTCGCTCAGCCTGTCGCCGATCAGGGGGCCGTCGGGCGAGATCATCGGCGTGTCCGGCTCCGCGCGCAGCCTGACCGAAGGGCGCCGCGCGGAGCGTGCGCTTCAGCAGCAACTCGAGGAGCGCCGGCAGCTTTTTGAAACCTCGCAGGATCTGATTATGATCATGAACTCGCGCGGGGAGATCGTGCAGATCAGTCCGAGCAGCGAGACCATCCTCGGCTACAGGCCGGACGAGATGATCGGACACAGCGGCGTCGAATTCATTCATCCCTCTCATCTCGAACACTCCCGCGAGGAAATGCGCGAGCTCAAGCGCGGCGGGCATCCCAAGCTTGCCGACACGCGCTGCCTCCACAAGGACGGCCGCGAGGTCTGGCTCTCCTGGCTCGGCAGCTGGTCGGATCAGGTCAAGCGCTACTTCTTCGTCGGGCGCGACATGACCGAGGCGAGATTGGCCGCCGTGTCCTTGCGCGACAGCGAGCAGCTTGCGCGCAACATCGTCGAGACCGCCCTCGACGCCTTCGTCCAGACAGACCAGGTCGGTACCATCCTGATCTGGAACTCGCAGGCCGAGAAGCTCTTCGGCTGGCCGCGTGAAGAGGCCATCGGCAGGAATGCACTGAATCTCTTTATTGCCCCCAGCGAACGGGAAGGGGCCTTGGCCAGAGTCCAGCTCTTTCTTGAATCCGGGGAACAAACGCTACCCAGCCCCCGGCGCGAACTCCTTGTGCGGCGGCGCGACGGCAAGGAATTCACGGCCGAGTTGAGCGCCACGGCGCTCCGGCAGCGCGAAGGCGTGTTTTTGAATTCGTTCTACCGCGACCTCACCGACAAGATCGCTTCGGAGGAGCGCATCCGTCACGCCGAGAAGATGGAGGCGGTGGGCCAGCTGACCGGCGGCGTGGCGCACGATTTCAACAATATCCTCACCGTCATCACCGGGACGATCGAGATTCTGGCCGATGCGGTGGCCAAGGATCCGGGGCTCGCGGCGATCACGAAGATGATCGACGAGGCAGCCGGTCGCGGCGCCGAGCTCACGCAGCATCTGCTCGCCTTTGCGCGCAAGCAGCCGCTCCAGCCGCGCGAGGTCGACATCAACTCGCTGATCGTCGACACCGCAAAGCTGTTGCGGCCGACACTGGGCGAGCAGATCCAGATCGAATCCGTGTTCGAGGACGAGAGCTGCGTCGCAGTCGTCGATCCCAACCAGCTCACCACGGCCATCCTCAACCTCGCGCTCAACGCGCGCGACGCGATGCCCGATGGCGGCAAGCTGATCCTGGAGACCGGCGCCGCCTATCTCGACGAGGTCTATGCCAGCGCAAACGATGTCGCGCCCGGACATTACGTGCTGATCGCAGTGAGCGACACCGGCACCGGCATTCCGGCCCATATGCTGGCGCGCGTGTTCGATCCGTTCTTCACCTCGAAAGGGCCGGGCAAAGGCACCGGGCTGGGACTCTCGATGGTCTACGGCTTCATCAAGCAGTCCGCGGGCCACATCAAGATTTACAGTGAGGAAGGCCACGGCACGACGATCAAGATGTACCTGCCGCCCGGCAAGAGCCCTGCGGTCGCCGGCGAAGGCGCCCTGCCGGCGTCGATCGAGGGCGGACACGAGACGATCCTGGTGGTCGAGGACGACCGCCTGGTGCGCGAATATGTGCTCGCGCAGCTGCATTCACTCGGCTACGTCACCCTGCAGGCGGCCAACGCCGCGGAGGCGCTGGCGATCGTCGCCGCCGGACAACCGTTCGACCTGTTGTTCACCGATGTGATCATGCCCGGCAAGATGAACGGACGTCAGCTCGCCGACGAGGTGCTGAAGACGCGTCCCGATCTCCGGGTGGTCTACACGTCCGGCTATACCGAGAACGCAATCATCCACCACGGCCGGCTGGATTCAGGCGTGCTGCTGCTGCCGAAGCCCTATCGCAAATCGGATCTCGCCCGCATCATCCGCAAGGCGCTGAGCACTTGA
- a CDS encoding response regulator, with translation MANILIVDDDPAVQLTIRLLLERAGHHVTVAGDGRKGLAQFEANSFDLLFLDIFMPGMDGLETMRHVRALQPGIPIVVISGRSITPDAYAEPDFLKMATKLGAVASLQKPFRADALLAAVDGCLKAVESEGSDVNASRR, from the coding sequence GTGGCCAACATCCTGATCGTGGATGACGACCCGGCCGTTCAGTTGACAATCCGGCTGCTTTTGGAGCGGGCCGGCCACCACGTGACGGTCGCCGGCGACGGCCGCAAGGGGCTCGCTCAGTTCGAAGCCAACTCGTTCGACCTGCTGTTCCTCGACATCTTCATGCCCGGCATGGACGGACTGGAGACAATGCGCCATGTCCGGGCGCTGCAACCGGGGATCCCGATCGTCGTCATTTCCGGTCGCTCGATCACACCCGACGCCTATGCCGAACCGGACTTCCTCAAGATGGCGACCAAGCTCGGCGCGGTCGCGAGCCTGCAGAAGCCATTCCGGGCCGATGCGTTGCTGGCGGCGGTCGACGGTTGCCTGAAGGCCGTCGAGTCGGAGGGCTCCGATGTCAATGCCAGCCGCCGATGA
- a CDS encoding MBOAT family O-acyltransferase — MLFNSYPFILLFLPAVLAGYFWLGKRGNLAPVIWLALASLTFYAVGSWQFVALLLLSIAFNYGIGHLLIVAKLGPSQRRAALALGVTGDLVVLGIFKYAGFVTENINVLAGTHFAVHILLPVGISFYTFTQIAFLVDAYRGQVAAYALPHYALFVTYFPHLIAGPILHHKDMIPQFERNETKLPDARLILCGVIIFAIGLFKKTCLADGIQPLVTLAFEARSPSFDQAWLGALAYTFQLYFDFSGYSDMAIGISLMFGIFLPVNFNSPYKATSIVDFWRRWHMTLSQFLRDYLYIPLGGNRRGRVLRYVNLMITMLLGGLWHGAAWTFVVWGALHGAYLCVNHAFNALVPNIPTAFAIPGRIAGTVLTFLAVVVAWVFFRAASVESALRVLHAMFDPSNIVFGREETAALVLVALYAGLVWLVPNTQTIMGYDHGGRRVGEAFLAGRMRPLVLYGASLALAFGILGIQSHSEFIYFRF, encoded by the coding sequence ATGCTCTTCAATTCCTATCCGTTCATCCTGCTGTTCCTGCCGGCCGTGCTGGCCGGCTATTTCTGGCTGGGGAAGCGCGGCAATCTTGCCCCGGTGATCTGGCTGGCGCTCGCCTCGCTCACCTTCTACGCCGTCGGCAGCTGGCAGTTCGTGGCCCTGTTGCTGCTCTCGATCGCTTTCAACTACGGCATCGGTCATCTTCTGATCGTGGCGAAGCTTGGCCCATCGCAACGGAGGGCCGCGCTCGCGCTTGGCGTCACTGGCGATCTCGTCGTACTCGGCATTTTCAAGTACGCCGGCTTCGTCACCGAAAACATCAATGTACTGGCCGGCACGCATTTCGCGGTCCACATCCTGCTACCGGTTGGGATCTCTTTCTACACGTTCACGCAGATTGCGTTCCTGGTCGATGCGTATCGCGGGCAGGTCGCGGCCTATGCGCTGCCGCACTACGCGCTGTTCGTGACGTATTTCCCGCACCTGATCGCGGGGCCGATCCTTCACCACAAGGACATGATTCCGCAATTCGAGCGGAATGAAACCAAGCTACCCGATGCGCGCCTGATCCTGTGCGGCGTCATCATTTTCGCCATCGGACTGTTCAAGAAGACCTGTCTCGCCGATGGTATCCAGCCGCTGGTGACGCTTGCCTTCGAGGCCCGCTCGCCGAGCTTCGACCAGGCCTGGCTGGGCGCGCTGGCTTACACGTTCCAGCTCTATTTCGATTTCTCGGGTTACTCCGACATGGCGATCGGCATATCGCTGATGTTCGGCATTTTCCTGCCGGTGAATTTCAACTCGCCCTACAAGGCCACCAGCATCGTCGACTTCTGGCGCCGCTGGCACATGACCCTGTCGCAATTCCTGCGCGACTATCTCTACATCCCGCTCGGTGGCAACAGGCGTGGTCGCGTGCTGCGCTATGTCAACCTGATGATCACGATGCTGCTCGGCGGGCTTTGGCACGGCGCGGCTTGGACCTTTGTCGTGTGGGGCGCGCTGCATGGCGCCTATCTCTGCGTCAACCACGCTTTCAATGCGCTCGTGCCGAACATCCCGACGGCTTTTGCAATCCCGGGCCGCATCGCCGGCACCGTGCTGACGTTCCTCGCCGTCGTCGTCGCCTGGGTGTTCTTCCGCGCCGCGAGCGTCGAATCGGCGTTGCGCGTTCTCCATGCCATGTTCGATCCCTCCAACATCGTCTTCGGCCGCGAAGAGACCGCGGCTCTGGTGCTGGTCGCACTCTATGCCGGCTTGGTGTGGCTGGTGCCGAACACGCAAACCATCATGGGTTACGATCATGGTGGCCGCCGGGTCGGCGAGGCTTTCCTCGCAGGACGCATGCGGCCGCTGGTCCTCTATGGCGCATCGCTGGCGCTGGCCTTCGGCATTCTGGGCATCCAGAGCCACAGCGAATTCATCTATTTCCGGTTCTGA
- a CDS encoding ribonuclease activity regulator RraA, whose translation MSKLSEATRNKLKSVSTATVATALFKRGLRIQMIQDVHPVGPDKPTMVGEAFTLRYMPAREDLNTIDVFRDRSHPQRKAVEDCPPGAVLVMDSRKDARAASAGAILVTRLMKRGVAGVVTDGGFRDSAEIAKLGIPAYHHRPSAPTNLTLHQAIEINVPIGCGEAPVFPGDVILGDADGVIVIPAHLTDEIANETFEMTAFEDFVTEEVGNGRGIFGLYPATDPQTLTDFAAWRKKNGR comes from the coding sequence ATGTCAAAGCTTTCCGAAGCTACCCGTAACAAGCTCAAATCCGTCTCCACCGCGACCGTCGCCACGGCGCTGTTCAAGCGCGGCCTGCGCATCCAGATGATCCAGGATGTGCATCCGGTCGGCCCGGACAAGCCGACCATGGTTGGCGAGGCCTTCACGCTGCGCTACATGCCGGCGCGCGAGGACCTCAACACCATCGACGTGTTCAGGGACCGCTCCCATCCGCAGCGCAAGGCGGTCGAAGACTGTCCGCCCGGCGCCGTGCTGGTGATGGACAGCCGCAAGGACGCGCGCGCGGCTTCGGCCGGCGCGATCCTGGTGACGCGGTTGATGAAGCGCGGCGTTGCCGGCGTCGTCACCGATGGCGGCTTTCGCGATTCCGCGGAGATCGCCAAGCTCGGCATCCCCGCCTATCACCATCGCCCGTCGGCGCCGACCAATCTGACGCTGCATCAGGCGATCGAGATCAATGTTCCGATCGGCTGCGGCGAGGCGCCGGTGTTTCCCGGCGACGTCATCCTGGGGGATGCCGACGGCGTCATCGTGATCCCCGCGCATCTCACCGACGAGATCGCGAACGAGACGTTCGAAATGACCGCGTTCGAGGACTTCGTCACCGAGGAAGTCGGCAACGGCCGCGGCATCTTCGGTCTCTATCCCGCGACGGATCCGCAGACGCTCACCGACTTCGCGGCGTGGCGGAAGAAGAACGGGCGGTAA
- the araD gene encoding L-arabinonate dehydratase, which yields MTKTRKKTADQLRSARWFAPDDLRSFGHRSRAMQMGYAPEEWKDRPVVAILNTWSDAQPCHMHFKSRVDDVKRGVLMAGGLPLELPALSLSESLLKPTTMLYRNLLAMDVEELLRSHPVDGVVLMGGCDKTTPALLLGATSMNIPAIYLPAGPMLRGNWKGKTLGSGSDGWKYWDERRAGKISDKDWLDIEAGIARSYGTCMTMGTASTMTAIAESIGMTLPGASSIPAADANHIRMASECGRRIVEMVWEDLTPKTIQTRKAFENAIAVAMAMGCSTNAIIHLIAQARRAGQDIGLDDFEVASRKVPVIANVRPSGDTYLMEDFFYAGGLPALMGEIKEHLHLDCITVTGKTLGENIDGAEVHNADVIRSVDNPIYKEGALAVLKGNLAPDGCVIKPSACAPRFLKHTGPALVFDDYPSMKKAVDDPDLDVTEDHILILRNAGPQGGPGMPEWGMLPIPTKLVKQGVRDMVRISDARMSGTSYGACILHVSPESYIGGPLALVQNGDRITLDVAARTINLDVSEAELARRRAAWKQPERRFERGYGWMFTKHIKQANDGCDFDFLETGFGAPIGEPSIY from the coding sequence ATGACCAAAACCAGGAAGAAAACAGCCGACCAGCTCCGCAGCGCGCGCTGGTTCGCGCCCGACGATCTTCGCTCGTTCGGCCACCGCTCACGCGCCATGCAGATGGGTTACGCCCCGGAAGAGTGGAAGGACCGCCCTGTTGTCGCGATCCTCAATACCTGGTCGGACGCCCAGCCCTGCCACATGCATTTCAAGTCGCGCGTCGACGACGTCAAGCGCGGCGTCCTGATGGCCGGCGGCCTGCCGCTGGAATTGCCGGCACTGTCGCTCTCCGAATCGCTGCTCAAGCCGACCACCATGCTCTATCGCAATCTGCTGGCGATGGACGTGGAGGAATTGCTGCGCAGCCATCCCGTCGACGGGGTCGTGCTGATGGGCGGCTGCGACAAGACCACGCCGGCGCTGCTGTTAGGGGCCACCTCGATGAACATCCCGGCGATCTATCTGCCGGCCGGCCCCATGCTGCGGGGCAATTGGAAGGGCAAGACGCTCGGCTCCGGCTCTGACGGCTGGAAATATTGGGACGAGCGTCGCGCCGGAAAGATCTCCGACAAGGACTGGCTAGACATCGAAGCCGGCATCGCCCGCAGCTACGGCACTTGCATGACCATGGGCACGGCCTCGACCATGACCGCGATCGCGGAATCGATCGGCATGACGCTGCCGGGCGCCTCCTCGATTCCGGCCGCCGACGCCAACCACATCCGCATGGCCTCGGAATGCGGCCGCCGCATCGTCGAGATGGTGTGGGAGGATCTGACGCCGAAGACGATCCAGACCCGCAAGGCGTTCGAGAATGCGATCGCGGTGGCGATGGCGATGGGCTGCTCGACCAATGCGATCATCCATCTCATCGCGCAGGCCCGCCGCGCCGGCCAGGATATCGGGCTCGACGATTTCGAGGTCGCGAGCCGCAAGGTCCCCGTGATCGCCAATGTCCGCCCGAGCGGCGATACCTATCTGATGGAGGACTTCTTCTATGCCGGCGGCCTGCCGGCATTGATGGGAGAGATCAAGGAGCATCTGCATCTCGACTGCATCACGGTCACAGGCAAGACGCTGGGCGAGAACATCGACGGTGCCGAGGTGCACAATGCGGACGTGATCCGCTCGGTCGACAATCCCATCTACAAGGAAGGCGCGCTCGCTGTGCTGAAGGGCAATCTCGCGCCCGACGGCTGTGTCATCAAGCCGAGCGCTTGCGCGCCGCGCTTCCTCAAGCACACTGGCCCGGCGCTGGTGTTCGACGACTATCCCTCCATGAAGAAGGCGGTCGACGATCCCGATCTCGATGTCACCGAGGACCACATCCTCATCCTGCGCAATGCGGGGCCGCAAGGCGGGCCGGGCATGCCGGAATGGGGCATGCTGCCGATCCCCACAAAACTCGTGAAGCAGGGCGTGCGCGACATGGTGCGCATTTCCGATGCACGCATGAGCGGCACCAGCTACGGCGCCTGCATCCTGCATGTTTCGCCGGAGTCCTATATCGGCGGTCCGCTGGCCCTGGTGCAGAACGGCGATCGCATCACGCTTGATGTCGCCGCCCGCACCATCAACCTCGATGTCTCGGAAGCCGAGCTCGCCAGGCGCCGCGCGGCCTGGAAACAGCCCGAGCGCCGCTTCGAGCGCGGCTATGGCTGGATGTTCACCAAGCACATCAAGCAGGCCAATGACGGCTGCGACTTCGACTTCCTCGAGACCGGTTTCGGCGCGCCGATCGGCGAGCCGTCGATTTACTAA
- a CDS encoding S9 family peptidase, whose product MTQAKTPSQPPVAPRRPHSFTRHGITVTDDYAWLKDAKWQEVLRNPAVLDPDIRKYLDEENAYTESLLGHTASLQKTLVREMRGRIKEDDSSVPSPDGRFAYFRKFREGGQHELFGRMPREGGEAHIVLDGDALAKDHTYFKFGGSRHSDDHELQAWSADTKGSEYFSIRVRDWATGQDLDDIVEETDGGVVWSKDGKSFFYVKLDDNHRPMQVWRHRLGTKQADDALVYEEQDSGWFTHLHESTSGRFCVIAGGDHETSEQRLIDLANPETPPRLVAAREEGVQYSLADRGDELFILTNADDAIDFKIVTAPLGAPERKNWRDLIPYRPGIYIIDLDLYAGHLVRLERANALPAIVIRDLATNEEHAIAFDEAAYSLDTMGSYEFDTTNLRFAYSSMTTPSEVYDYDMVKRTRTLRKRQEIPSGHDAADYVTTRIMAKADDGAEVPVSILYRRGLKLDGAAPLLLYGYGSYGMAMPASFNANRLSLVDRGFVYAIAHIRGGADKGWGWYLDGKREKKTNSFDDFATSARALVDAKYTSAKRIVGDGGSAGGMLMGAVANRAGELFAGIVAEVPFVDVLNTMLDDTLPLTPPEWPEWGNPIESEKDFRTILSYSPYDNVAAKDYPAILAMGGLTDPRVTYWEPAKWIARLRATMTGGGPVLLRTNMGAGHGGASGRFDRLDEIAIVYAFALWATGMAKA is encoded by the coding sequence GTGACCCAGGCCAAGACACCTTCCCAGCCCCCCGTTGCGCCGCGCCGGCCGCATTCTTTCACCCGGCACGGCATCACCGTGACCGACGACTATGCCTGGCTGAAGGACGCGAAATGGCAGGAGGTACTGCGTAACCCTGCGGTGCTGGACCCTGATATCCGCAAATACCTGGACGAGGAGAACGCCTATACCGAGAGCCTGCTCGGCCACACCGCAAGCTTGCAAAAGACGCTGGTGCGCGAGATGCGCGGACGCATCAAGGAAGACGATTCCAGCGTGCCGTCGCCGGACGGTCGGTTCGCCTATTTCCGCAAGTTCCGCGAAGGCGGCCAGCACGAATTGTTCGGCCGCATGCCGCGCGAGGGCGGCGAGGCTCACATCGTGCTCGACGGCGACGCGCTCGCCAAGGACCACACATATTTCAAGTTCGGCGGCAGCCGGCACTCGGACGACCACGAGCTGCAGGCCTGGAGCGCCGACACCAAGGGCTCCGAATATTTCTCCATCCGCGTGCGCGACTGGGCGACGGGCCAGGACCTCGACGACATCGTCGAGGAAACCGACGGCGGCGTGGTCTGGAGCAAGGACGGCAAAAGCTTCTTCTATGTGAAGCTCGACGACAACCATCGCCCGATGCAGGTGTGGCGGCACAGGCTCGGCACCAAGCAGGCCGACGATGCACTCGTCTATGAAGAGCAGGATTCCGGCTGGTTCACCCATCTGCATGAGAGCACCAGCGGCCGCTTCTGCGTGATCGCCGGCGGCGACCACGAGACGTCGGAGCAGCGGCTGATCGATCTCGCCAACCCCGAGACGCCGCCGCGGCTCGTCGCCGCCCGCGAGGAAGGCGTGCAATATTCGCTAGCCGACCGCGGCGACGAGCTGTTCATCCTCACCAACGCCGACGACGCCATCGACTTCAAGATCGTCACCGCGCCGCTCGGCGCCCCCGAGCGCAAGAACTGGCGCGACCTGATTCCCTATCGCCCCGGCATCTACATCATCGACCTCGATCTCTATGCTGGCCATCTGGTGCGGCTGGAGCGCGCCAATGCGCTGCCTGCGATCGTGATCCGCGACCTGGCGACCAACGAAGAACATGCCATCGCGTTCGACGAGGCCGCCTATTCGCTGGATACGATGGGCTCCTACGAATTCGACACGACGAATTTGCGCTTTGCCTATTCGTCAATGACGACGCCATCGGAAGTCTATGACTACGACATGGTGAAGCGCACGCGCACGCTGCGCAAGCGCCAGGAGATCCCGTCCGGGCACGATGCCGCAGACTACGTCACCACCCGCATCATGGCCAAGGCAGATGATGGCGCCGAGGTGCCGGTCTCGATCCTTTATCGGCGCGGCCTCAAGCTCGACGGCGCGGCGCCGCTGCTGCTGTACGGCTACGGCTCCTACGGCATGGCAATGCCGGCCTCGTTCAACGCCAACCGCCTGTCGCTGGTCGATCGCGGCTTCGTCTACGCCATCGCCCATATCCGCGGCGGTGCCGACAAGGGCTGGGGCTGGTATCTCGACGGCAAGCGCGAAAAGAAGACCAACTCGTTCGACGATTTCGCCACCAGCGCCCGCGCGCTTGTCGACGCGAAGTACACCAGCGCCAAACGCATCGTCGGCGATGGCGGCTCGGCCGGCGGCATGCTGATGGGCGCGGTGGCCAACCGCGCCGGCGAATTGTTCGCCGGCATTGTCGCCGAAGTGCCGTTCGTCGACGTGCTCAACACCATGCTCGACGACACGCTGCCGCTGACGCCGCCGGAATGGCCGGAATGGGGCAACCCGATCGAGAGCGAGAAGGACTTCCGCACCATCCTGTCCTACTCGCCCTACGACAATGTCGCGGCAAAGGATTATCCCGCGATCCTGGCGATGGGCGGTTTGACCGATCCGCGCGTCACCTATTGGGAGCCTGCCAAATGGATCGCTCGCCTGCGCGCAACCATGACCGGCGGCGGTCCTGTTCTGCTGCGCACCAACATGGGTGCCGGCCATGGCGGAGCCTCGGGGCGCTTCGACCGGCTCGACGAAATCGCGATCGTCTACGCATTCGCGCTGTGGGCGACGGGGATGGCGAAGGCGTGA